The Parambassis ranga chromosome 1, fParRan2.1, whole genome shotgun sequence genome includes a region encoding these proteins:
- the LOC114439421 gene encoding uncharacterized protein LOC114439421 isoform X4, with amino-acid sequence MAGLWRTVLLVSLLAPGHLAAVDQNVLSDFTQFITQSYGIPGMYSLAVRIPLSNNQNQNINLQQVLKSDPPERVKDEINKDNVDNVYIGTRVVAAKVLKWEEGAAKAAHAESRVVDHLDHLFRESKNIDDDLVLFYVYASPCVEKCSAEKHPENILKRINHILQWKNYSFVFSKIFKPKNGKINTDQERKDALQKLATYKGEFGSIGLNNIFRCDGERGKMQCVSCSTSGQVTPFCYSDDTQPVPRQNRGWRGGEAEKGAGAGVWERVGAEGGEAGSSGQRYEKN; translated from the exons ATGGCTGGCCTGTGGAGGACTGTGTTGCTGGTATCACTGCTGGCTCCTGGACATTTGGCTGCTGTGGACCAGAATGTGCTTAGTGATTTCACACAATTCATCACGCAGAG TTATGGAATACCTGGCATGTACAGCCTGGCTGTTCGAATCCCCCTCAGCaacaaccagaaccagaacatAAACCTGCAGCAAGTCTTAAAAAGTGACCCTCCTGAACGTGTGAAGGATGAGATCAACAAAGATAATGTGGATAATGTGTACATCGGCACCAGGGTGGTTGCAGCCAAAGTTTTGAAATGGGAGGAAGGGGCTGCAAAGGCGGCTCATGCAGAGTCACGTGTTGTTGACCACTTAGATCACTTGTTCAGAGAAAGTAAGAATATTGATGATGATTTGGtgcttttttatgtttatgccTCCCCATGTGTAGAAAAATGTTCAGCTGAAAAACACCCAGAGAACATCCTAAAAAGGATCAATCACATTCTTCAGTGGAAAAattattcttttgtgttttccaAAATATTCAAACCTAAAAATGGTAAAATCAACACTGACCAAGAACGCAAAGACGCCCTTCAGAAGCTTGCAACCTATAAAGGTGAATTTGGGTCAATTGGTCTGAACAACATATTCAGATGTGATGGAGAACGTGGAAAGATGCAGTGTGTAAGCTGCTCCACCAGCGGTCAAGTAACACCATTTTGTTATTCCGATGATACACAACCTGTTCCCAGACAgaacagaggatggaga GgtggagaggcagagaaaggagcaggagcaggagtgtGGGAAAGAGTAGGAGCAGAGGGTGGGGAGGCAGGAAGTTCAGGGCAGAGATATGAAAAGaattaa
- the LOC114439421 gene encoding uncharacterized protein LOC114439421 isoform X2, with product MCLVISHNSSRRGSYGIPGMYSLAVRIPLSNNQNQNINLQQVLKSDPPERVKDEINKDNVDNVYIGTRVVAAKVLKWEEGAAKAAHAESRVVDHLDHLFRESKNIDDDLVLFYVYASPCVEKCSAEKHPENILKRINHILQWKNYSFVFSKIFKPKNGKINTDQERKDALQKLATYKGEFGSIGLNNIFRCDGERGKMQCVSCSTSGQVTPFCYSDDTQPVPRQNRGWRGRERSRSRSVERPKNRGWRGRERSKSRSVGKSRSRGWGGTRRSRSRSVERPKNRGWGGRERSRSRSVERPKNRGWGGRERSRSRSVERPKNRGWGGRERSRSRSVERPKNRGWGGRERSRSVERPKNTGWRGRERSRSVERPKNTGWRGRERSRSRSVGKSRSRGWGGRKFRAEI from the exons ATGTGCTTAGTGATTTCACACAATTCATCACGCAGAGGTAG TTATGGAATACCTGGCATGTACAGCCTGGCTGTTCGAATCCCCCTCAGCaacaaccagaaccagaacatAAACCTGCAGCAAGTCTTAAAAAGTGACCCTCCTGAACGTGTGAAGGATGAGATCAACAAAGATAATGTGGATAATGTGTACATCGGCACCAGGGTGGTTGCAGCCAAAGTTTTGAAATGGGAGGAAGGGGCTGCAAAGGCGGCTCATGCAGAGTCACGTGTTGTTGACCACTTAGATCACTTGTTCAGAGAAAGTAAGAATATTGATGATGATTTGGtgcttttttatgtttatgccTCCCCATGTGTAGAAAAATGTTCAGCTGAAAAACACCCAGAGAACATCCTAAAAAGGATCAATCACATTCTTCAGTGGAAAAattattcttttgtgttttccaAAATATTCAAACCTAAAAATGGTAAAATCAACACTGACCAAGAACGCAAAGACGCCCTTCAGAAGCTTGCAACCTATAAAGGTGAATTTGGGTCAATTGGTCTGAACAACATATTCAGATGTGATGGAGAACGTGGAAAGATGCAGTGTGTAAGCTGCTCCACCAGCGGTCAAGTAACACCATTTTGTTATTCCGATGATACACAACCTGTTCCCAGACAgaacagaggatggagaggcagagaaaggagcaggagcaggagtgtGGAGAGGCCTAAGAACAGAGGgtggagaggcagagaaaggagcAAGAGCAGGAGTGTGGGAAAGAGTAGGAGCAGAGGGTGGGGAGGCACaagaaggagcaggagcaggagtgtGGAGAGACCTAAGAACAGAGGGTGgggaggcagagaaaggagcaggagcaggagtgtGGAGAGGCCTAAGAACAGAGGGTGgggaggcagagaaaggagcaggagcaggagtgtGGAGAGGCCTAAGAACAGAGGGTGgggaggcagagaaaggagcaggagcaggagtgtGGAGAGGCCTAAGAACAGAGGGTGgggaggcagagaaaggagcAGAAGTGTGGAGAGGCCTAAGAACACAGGgtggagaggcagagaaaggagcAGAAGTGTGGAGAGGCCTAAGAACACAGGgtggagaggcagagaaaggagcaggagcaggagtgtGGGAAAGAGTAGGAGCAGAGGGTGGGGAGGCAGGAAGTTCAGGGCAGAGATATGA
- the LOC114439421 gene encoding uncharacterized protein LOC114439421 isoform X3: MAGLWRTVLLVSLLAPGHLAAVDQNVLSDFTQFITQSYGIPGMYSLAVRIPLSNNQNQNINLQQVLKSDPPERVKDEINKDNVDNVYIGTRVVAAKVLKWEEGAAKAAHAESRVVDHLDHLFRESKNIDDDLVLFYVYASPCVEKCSAEKHPENILKRINHILQWKNYSFVFSKIFKPKNGKINTDQERKDALQKLATYKGEFGSIGLNNIFRCDGERGKMQCVSCSTSGQVTPFCYSDDTQPVPRQNRGWRGRERSRSRSVERPKNRGWRGRERSKSRSVGKSRSRGWGGTRRSRSRRWGGRERSRSRSVERPKNRGWGGRERSRSRSVERPKNRGWGGRERSRSVERPKNTGWRGRERSRSVERPKNTGWRGRERSRSRSVGKSRSRGWGGRKFRAEI, translated from the exons ATGGCTGGCCTGTGGAGGACTGTGTTGCTGGTATCACTGCTGGCTCCTGGACATTTGGCTGCTGTGGACCAGAATGTGCTTAGTGATTTCACACAATTCATCACGCAGAG TTATGGAATACCTGGCATGTACAGCCTGGCTGTTCGAATCCCCCTCAGCaacaaccagaaccagaacatAAACCTGCAGCAAGTCTTAAAAAGTGACCCTCCTGAACGTGTGAAGGATGAGATCAACAAAGATAATGTGGATAATGTGTACATCGGCACCAGGGTGGTTGCAGCCAAAGTTTTGAAATGGGAGGAAGGGGCTGCAAAGGCGGCTCATGCAGAGTCACGTGTTGTTGACCACTTAGATCACTTGTTCAGAGAAAGTAAGAATATTGATGATGATTTGGtgcttttttatgtttatgccTCCCCATGTGTAGAAAAATGTTCAGCTGAAAAACACCCAGAGAACATCCTAAAAAGGATCAATCACATTCTTCAGTGGAAAAattattcttttgtgttttccaAAATATTCAAACCTAAAAATGGTAAAATCAACACTGACCAAGAACGCAAAGACGCCCTTCAGAAGCTTGCAACCTATAAAGGTGAATTTGGGTCAATTGGTCTGAACAACATATTCAGATGTGATGGAGAACGTGGAAAGATGCAGTGTGTAAGCTGCTCCACCAGCGGTCAAGTAACACCATTTTGTTATTCCGATGATACACAACCTGTTCCCAGACAgaacagaggatggagaggcagagaaaggagcaggagcaggagtgtGGAGAGGCCTAAGAACAGAGGgtggagaggcagagaaaggagcAAGAGCAGGAGTGTGGGAAAGAGTAGGAGCAGAGGGTGGGGAGGCACaagaaggagcaggagcagga GGTGgggaggcagagaaaggagcaggagcaggagtgtGGAGAGGCCTAAGAACAGAGGGTGgggaggcagagaaaggagcaggagcaggagtgtGGAGAGGCCTAAGAACAGAGGGTGgggaggcagagaaaggagcAGAAGTGTGGAGAGGCCTAAGAACACAGGgtggagaggcagagaaaggagcAGAAGTGTGGAGAGGCCTAAGAACACAGGgtggagaggcagagaaaggagcaggagcaggagtgtGGGAAAGAGTAGGAGCAGAGGGTGGGGAGGCAGGAAGTTCAGGGCAGAGATATGA
- the LOC114439421 gene encoding uncharacterized protein LOC114439421 isoform X1 — protein MAGLWRTVLLVSLLAPGHLAAVDQNVLSDFTQFITQSYGIPGMYSLAVRIPLSNNQNQNINLQQVLKSDPPERVKDEINKDNVDNVYIGTRVVAAKVLKWEEGAAKAAHAESRVVDHLDHLFRESKNIDDDLVLFYVYASPCVEKCSAEKHPENILKRINHILQWKNYSFVFSKIFKPKNGKINTDQERKDALQKLATYKGEFGSIGLNNIFRCDGERGKMQCVSCSTSGQVTPFCYSDDTQPVPRQNRGWRGRERSRSRSVERPKNRGWRGRERSKSRSVGKSRSRGWGGTRRSRSRSVERPKNRGWGGRERSRSRSVERPKNRGWGGRERSRSRSVERPKNRGWGGRERSRSRSVERPKNRGWGGRERSRSVERPKNTGWRGRERSRSVERPKNTGWRGRERSRSRSVGKSRSRGWGGRKFRAEI, from the exons ATGGCTGGCCTGTGGAGGACTGTGTTGCTGGTATCACTGCTGGCTCCTGGACATTTGGCTGCTGTGGACCAGAATGTGCTTAGTGATTTCACACAATTCATCACGCAGAG TTATGGAATACCTGGCATGTACAGCCTGGCTGTTCGAATCCCCCTCAGCaacaaccagaaccagaacatAAACCTGCAGCAAGTCTTAAAAAGTGACCCTCCTGAACGTGTGAAGGATGAGATCAACAAAGATAATGTGGATAATGTGTACATCGGCACCAGGGTGGTTGCAGCCAAAGTTTTGAAATGGGAGGAAGGGGCTGCAAAGGCGGCTCATGCAGAGTCACGTGTTGTTGACCACTTAGATCACTTGTTCAGAGAAAGTAAGAATATTGATGATGATTTGGtgcttttttatgtttatgccTCCCCATGTGTAGAAAAATGTTCAGCTGAAAAACACCCAGAGAACATCCTAAAAAGGATCAATCACATTCTTCAGTGGAAAAattattcttttgtgttttccaAAATATTCAAACCTAAAAATGGTAAAATCAACACTGACCAAGAACGCAAAGACGCCCTTCAGAAGCTTGCAACCTATAAAGGTGAATTTGGGTCAATTGGTCTGAACAACATATTCAGATGTGATGGAGAACGTGGAAAGATGCAGTGTGTAAGCTGCTCCACCAGCGGTCAAGTAACACCATTTTGTTATTCCGATGATACACAACCTGTTCCCAGACAgaacagaggatggagaggcagagaaaggagcaggagcaggagtgtGGAGAGGCCTAAGAACAGAGGgtggagaggcagagaaaggagcAAGAGCAGGAGTGTGGGAAAGAGTAGGAGCAGAGGGTGGGGAGGCACaagaaggagcaggagcaggagtgtGGAGAGACCTAAGAACAGAGGGTGgggaggcagagaaaggagcaggagcaggagtgtGGAGAGGCCTAAGAACAGAGGGTGgggaggcagagaaaggagcaggagcaggagtgtGGAGAGGCCTAAGAACAGAGGGTGgggaggcagagaaaggagcaggagcaggagtgtGGAGAGGCCTAAGAACAGAGGGTGgggaggcagagaaaggagcAGAAGTGTGGAGAGGCCTAAGAACACAGGgtggagaggcagagaaaggagcAGAAGTGTGGAGAGGCCTAAGAACACAGGgtggagaggcagagaaaggagcaggagcaggagtgtGGGAAAGAGTAGGAGCAGAGGGTGGGGAGGCAGGAAGTTCAGGGCAGAGATATGA